Genomic window (Terriglobales bacterium):
GTGCAGGACCAGTGGCGGGTGAAGCCCAACCTCAGTCTGACCCTTGGCCTTCGCTACGACGTCGATGTCCTTCCGTCGGCCGTCGATACCAAGACCACCGGCCCCGATCTGGTGAGCCCCGGTGCTTTCCATCCCACCGACTACAACAACTTCCAGCCACGCATCGCGTTCGCCTACTCGTTCCGAGGCGGCAAGGACGTCCTGCGCGGTGGCTACGGCCTGTTCACCGCTCCTTTCGTTTACAGTGACATCCTGGTGAGCTGGATCGGCGCTTCCGAGTTCACCTACATGCTCGATTCGAACGTCGGTCCCTTCGGCCCGCCCTTGCTGCCGGAATTCTCCGATCCCAATAACACCCTCATTGGATTTGGAGCTTCCGGGGCAGTCGGGCTGCCATCCGGCATCTTCCCCGGACCTTCTGCCTTCTTTAACTTTGCCAGCACGGGCGCCTACCCCACGCCCATCGGTCCCTTCCCGCTGCAGTTCCCGTTGGGCTACGCAATAAGGGATTTCCCCAACGCCTATTCGCAACTGGCCAGCCTCGAGCTGGAACATGAGCTCAGCAAGAACTGGTTCTTCTCCGCCGGATACCAGTACATTCACGCCCTGAACCTGCCCATCTACGACAGCGTGAATGGCCTTCCCAACCCGAATGGACGCGACCCCGTCACCGGCGTTCCTCTCCCTTGCGCTCCGGCCGGTTCCGTGGCTCCCACCCCGGTCGGCAAGGAGACCTTCTGCCCGGCCGATCCCAGTTTCGGCTTCACGCTCTACGTGCATCCCGCGGGATTCTCCATCTACCATGCGGGCACAGCTAGCCTGCGCAAGAACTTTGCCAATCACTACAGCATCCTGGCCAACTACACCTATTCCAAGTCCATCGATATCTCCACCACCATCAACCTGCCCAACGTGCCGGAAAACTACTTGCGGCACGACTTGGACCGCTCCGTCGGCGACAATGACATCCGCCATCGCCTCACCGTGGCGGTGTTGGGCGAGTCGCCCAAGCAGTGGCCGCGCATCGTGCGCGACTTCAAGGCTTCCATCCTGATGAACGCGCAGAGTGCGCGCTTCTTCACCATCAATGCCGGCTTCGACACCAACGGCGATATCTTCCCCTTCTCCGACCGCGTCGGCACCATCGGACGCAACTCGTACAAGGGCGATCCCTATTTCAATATGGACTTGCGGGTCCAACGGGGATTCCCGCTTACCGAGAAGCTTCGGGCGGATTTCAGCGCGGAGTTCTTCAACCTGTTCAACATCGTCAACGTCCAGGACGTAAGCCACGTGTACGGCGCTCCCGATTTCTTTACCCCGATTCCGCAGGAGTTCGGCGATGGCATCACCACGCCCGCCGGCTTCGGGACGCCCAAGTTCGCTGCGCCGGCACGGCAGATTCAGTTCTCCATCCGCTTGAGCTTCTAGCGGATTCTTCCAACCGTCGGCCGGGAGGCTCTGCCCTCCCGGCCGGCCGCAGCTTGGGCCGCTCGCGGTTCTGTTCCGGCCCTTTCAGGAAGCCATGATCAAGCCCTATACAGCCGTCGGTCTCATCCCTGCCATTCGTGGTATCCGCACCCGCAAAGACATCAAGGTCAACCTCGAGCACCTCAAGCACCTGGTGAAGGCCGCCAGTTGGCTCTCCGCTCTCGATATCCCCGTGCGCCTCATCGTCGTGCCCGAGGGCGGCTTACAGGCCTTCAATGACGAGGTCCTCGACCTCGACCATGTCCAGTTCGCCCGCAAGTGCGCCATTGACATTCCCGGCGAGGAGACCGAGGAACTGGGCAAAATCGCCCGCGAATACAACTCCTTCATCATGGCCCAGGCCAAGGCCCGCCATCCCGATCTGAAAGACCGTTTCTTCAACGTCGGCTTCGTCATCAATCCGCGCGGCAAGGTCATCCTCAAGCACTACAAGGTTTCCCCGCTGTTCCCCGTCGAGCATTCGGTTTGCCCGCACGATGTCTACGACTGGTGGGTGGAAAAATACGGTCGCAACCTGGACGCCTTCTGGCCGGTCGTGGATACCGAGATCGGCCGCCTCGGCATCATGATGGCCAACGAAGGCTCCTATCCCGAGAACGCCCGCGCGCTGGCCCTCAACGGCGCCGAAGTCGTCTACCGTGCCTCCTACCCGCATCCCGGGACCGGCAACGATTTCTTCGAGATCCAAAGCCGCGCTCGCGCCCTGGACAACAACTTCTATGTCGTAGCGCCCAACCTCGGCACCTACTACCTCTTCCCCGAAAGCGCCACCCCCATCGACACCTTCGGCGGGCGCTCGTTCGTCATCAATTACAAGGGACAGATCGTGGGCCGTCAGGAATACAGCGGCTGCGCCACCTACGTGGCCGGCGTCATCGACATCGAGGCCCTGCGCGACCATCGCGCCCGCGCGCAGTGGGACAACTGGCTCAAGGACCTCCGCACCGAGCTTTACCAGATCCTGTACGAAAAGCCCATTTACCCCAAGAACCTGTATCTCAAGCGCGAGCCCATGAAGCACGCCGAGTACAAGTCCAAGGTCATCAAGCGCCAGATCCGCCTCATGCACGACCGCGGCATCTGGAAAAAGCCCAGCCGCTGATCTCGGGACGCGGCCCGCTGCTTGCCGGAGAACATAGCGCCATGTCTTCCAATCTCAAGCCCAGTGACTTCTTCACCGCCGATCCCCGGCGGTCGGCTCTCATCGTCATTGACATGCAGAATGCCTTCGTCGCCGAGGGCGCTCCCTTTGAGACGCCGGGGGCGCGCGCCATGCTGCCGCGCCTGGAACGGCTCATCCGCTTTGCCCGCGAACACCGCATGCCCATCGTCTGGACCCAGTCCGACCACCGGCCTCCCTACGGCGGCCTGATGCTGCGCAAGTTTCCCATCATCCAGCAGCAGCGCGTGCTGTGGAGTGGCGAACCCAGCTTCGACATGTATCCCGAGATGTTGCAGCCCGAAGAAGGCGCGCTCGAATACCGCATTGTGAAGCACAAGTTCGACGCCTTCTTCGAGACCGACCTCGACGCCATCCTCCGCTTTCACCACGTGGAGACCGTCATCGTCACCGGCACCGCCACCAACGCTTGCTGCGAATCCACCGCGCGCACCGCCTTCATGCGCGACTACCAGGTGGCCTTCCCCAGCGACGCCAACGCGACCTTTGACGCAGCCATGCATGAGGCCACGCTGCGCAACATCGAGTTGCTGTTCGGCCGCGTGATGACCACCGACGAACTCCTGGCGGAAATGGAGGGAGCGCTCGCTCCGGTTGCAGGTTCTGCCCAGAGTCATTTGCGCCGGTCCTGATTCGGAAGATGGGTGCTCGGTACGGATAACAACATCGCGCGGCGCGCTCAACCGCACGCAACGTAGACGCTCTTGGCAGGTGTGACTTGGCGATTCGATTCAGCATTGCCTTTCAAGGCAGCAAGCCTTTGAAGGAGTACATCCGGCTGGCTCGCATGGTGGAGCAGTACGACTTCGACGCCATCACTGTGTACGACGACCTGATGTTCAAGCCCACCTGGCCCATCCTTACCCTCATTGCGGAGCACACCGAACGCGTGCAGGTAGGGCCGGCCATCGTGCATCCCTTTCTTGTCCATCCGGCCTACACGGCCGGCAACCTGGCCGAACTCGATGAGATCAGCGAGGGCCGGGCGATTCTGGGCATCGGACGCGGAGCCTTTTATGAGTTCCTTGGCATCCACCCTGAGCGGCCCATCACCGCGGTGCGGGAAGCCATCCGGCTCATACGACGTCTGCTGGCCGGCGACCGCACTCCGTTCCAGGGCCAGGTGTTCACCGCCACGCCCGAGGCCTCGCTGCGCTGGAAGCCTTTGCGCGCCGATGTGCCGATTTTCGTCGGTACCTGGGGCCCGAAGATGTGCCAGGTGGCGGGCGAGCTGGCCACGGAAACCAAGTCCGACTGCCTGTGGAACCCCGACTACGTCAAGATCATCCG
Coding sequences:
- a CDS encoding nitrilase-related carbon-nitrogen hydrolase; translated protein: MIKPYTAVGLIPAIRGIRTRKDIKVNLEHLKHLVKAASWLSALDIPVRLIVVPEGGLQAFNDEVLDLDHVQFARKCAIDIPGEETEELGKIAREYNSFIMAQAKARHPDLKDRFFNVGFVINPRGKVILKHYKVSPLFPVEHSVCPHDVYDWWVEKYGRNLDAFWPVVDTEIGRLGIMMANEGSYPENARALALNGAEVVYRASYPHPGTGNDFFEIQSRARALDNNFYVVAPNLGTYYLFPESATPIDTFGGRSFVINYKGQIVGRQEYSGCATYVAGVIDIEALRDHRARAQWDNWLKDLRTELYQILYEKPIYPKNLYLKREPMKHAEYKSKVIKRQIRLMHDRGIWKKPSR
- a CDS encoding isochorismatase family cysteine hydrolase; its protein translation is MSSNLKPSDFFTADPRRSALIVIDMQNAFVAEGAPFETPGARAMLPRLERLIRFAREHRMPIVWTQSDHRPPYGGLMLRKFPIIQQQRVLWSGEPSFDMYPEMLQPEEGALEYRIVKHKFDAFFETDLDAILRFHHVETVIVTGTATNACCESTARTAFMRDYQVAFPSDANATFDAAMHEATLRNIELLFGRVMTTDELLAEMEGALAPVAGSAQSHLRRS
- a CDS encoding LLM class flavin-dependent oxidoreductase, whose translation is MAIRFSIAFQGSKPLKEYIRLARMVEQYDFDAITVYDDLMFKPTWPILTLIAEHTERVQVGPAIVHPFLVHPAYTAGNLAELDEISEGRAILGIGRGAFYEFLGIHPERPITAVREAIRLIRRLLAGDRTPFQGQVFTATPEASLRWKPLRADVPIFVGTWGPKMCQVAGELATETKSDCLWNPDYVKIIRQNIDMGARRAGRDPKDIGIAAGPLCAISNDREAARKMARLALAVYLPYLHPMTEVAGIAPEEIRRVREAAARGNFEEGATYVSDLSVQKCSVAGRPSDVIPQMETMIAAGVTHIAFGHPLGPDFEQALHLIGREIIPRFRR